One part of the Luteolibacter rhizosphaerae genome encodes these proteins:
- a CDS encoding DUF6950 family protein, protein MNRSELLAAYLAEVWGRPYRIGQWDCILFIAEWADRLQGSETFARKLRGHYSTEREGLATFTSSTGVNPAIVTALGIHDWQAVPFRTKTLLDPLSFQPGDIILTDFHHPGIWDGAAIVAQPARSTGVLRIHFDHATFALRFPAEPHQSQDVPIS, encoded by the coding sequence ATGAACCGCTCCGAGCTCCTCGCCGCCTACCTCGCCGAAGTCTGGGGCCGCCCTTACCGGATTGGCCAGTGGGACTGCATCCTTTTTATCGCGGAATGGGCCGATCGGCTCCAAGGTTCCGAAACCTTTGCCAGAAAGCTTCGCGGGCACTACAGCACCGAACGAGAAGGCCTCGCCACCTTCACTTCGAGCACCGGCGTCAACCCTGCGATTGTCACTGCTCTGGGAATTCACGACTGGCAAGCGGTTCCCTTCAGGACAAAAACCTTACTGGATCCTCTCAGCTTTCAGCCGGGCGATATCATCCTCACGGATTTTCATCACCCGGGAATATGGGATGGCGCAGCGATCGTTGCGCAGCCGGCTCGGTCAACTGGAGTGCTCAGAATTCATTTTGATCACGCTACATTCGCACTTCGCTTTCCCGCTGAACCTCACCAATCCCAAGACGTCCCCATCTCCTGA